TTCAGTGTTATGGTCGGTTTCATCCTTCTCAAACAGTCCACCATTTAGAAACGGAATATACACCGTACTGCCATCGGGCATTTCAAAAGCATGATCATCGTCCCGGTTCAGCGTGTCAAAAAAGAGCTTTGTAAGCCACTGAGAGTAAAACTGATCTTTTTTATCCTCAGGAACCTGCTTAAAAAGGTCATAAATAAAATCCGGTTTGCCGTCATTAAAATCGGTGGATTTCGCACCCAACCATTGTTTCTTCTGCACAAAATAGAGAAACACAATCCGGCCCAGCAGTTTCTTCACAAAATCACGGGCTTCCTTTTCATGATCGGTCGTCGCCTTAAAATAAAACTGAAACTGGGAGATACGGTCTCCAACTTCTTTTACTCCACTTTTGGTCCAGATCTTTCCGGTCAGGTGGCCCACAAACTTGTCGTACTGTTCTTTGTATTCCTTAAAAAACTCCTTGGACACCTTCTGTACCGAAAATGCTTCCAGTACATGTTCTAAGTTATTATCATCTCCCTTTTGCACTACTTTGATCAGCCGTCCCGCTGCCGTTTTGCAGGATTCAGCAGGTCCCACTACATAGGTATAACGCTTTGGATGCGTTTCCTCTTTAATCGTATTGCCGTCCTCATCCCATCCATACCGTTCTGAATAAAAAGTAATGCGCCACTCATTTGTTTCCGGCTGGTAATAGGAAATTAATGCGCCATCCGTTAAACCGGCAATTACTTCATTATCCACCAGTCTGCGTAACCCTACCCGATTGCGAGCAAGCTGTACCGAATCGGATTTAAGCTCCACTTCCAGAAAAATCAGCGTATCGCCATCCAGATCCACCTCTCCAAACTGCGAGATATGATTGGCCAGGTTTCGTTGCTCTTCCCGCGTGAAGGTGGTCGGACGATCCTGCGCAAACATATCGGCCTCCGGAAACAACTCCAGCAACACCTCTTTCCATGTATCCCGATTGTAGTTGGCTCTTAGCTTTCTTTGCAGCTCTTGTTTATTCATAAAAAATCTTGTGTATGATTAAACTGTAAATGATTCCGAAATGATAATTTTTGGTTCCAGCGGTGAATTTGTTCGTTCTTCTTGCTCCGGTTCAAATTCTGACTTCTCATTTTCCAGCAGAGGATAGGAATTCAGGATCTTGATTAGGTTTTGATGAAATTCCGAGCCTTTCAACTCTTTCACTTTTTTGAACAGTTTGTTCACTTCACGTGGCAATTTCTGAAATTTCCCAACGGCAACGGCTTCCCGTGCTTTTTTAAGCAGCTCCTTGTCTTCCTCTGAAGCAAATTCCGTATTGGACTGCATCTTCAAAATACCAATGGCTTTCTTTTCATTGGGTCCCAGTTTATTTCCTGAGGAAGTTTCCAGGGCTCGTTTTTGAAGTCCTGCTTTAAACGATTGTACGGCAGAACTTACTTGCTCGTGGTGTTGGTCGTGAAGCTTGGTTCCTTTCTCCGTGACTTTGGCTTCAAACAATCGGGCTGCTTCCACAAAGGTGAGTTCTTCCAGTTCGCCCTTCGCATCAATATAATAGAAGGCATCCCGCTTCTCGTTTTTCAGATAAGTGAGCGTGCTGAGCTTTCTGGTTTTATCCTTCCGGCCGGTTCGGGCTCTGAGTGGAACCGAGGATCGAATTTTGTTGTAAGTATCCGGGTCTTCATCCCGCAAACGCCGGAGGAAGTTCAGGTACACCAAGCGTTCATCCCGTTCTTCTTCCGGCACACGTTCAAACAATCCAAAGGAATCATATTCCTCTTCATCAGTATAAATCTGACTGTCCTCACCCAGTGCGGTATGAAAAGCCTGCAGCTTCAGGAAGGCTTTTTGATTCAGGTCGATCTCACTATCAGCTTCTTTCGTAGGATAAAAGTTGAAGATATGAATGGTATCGGACTGCGTTCCCACCCGATTCACCCGGCCAATGCGCTGCATCAGCTTTGTGGAATTCCAGGGGATGTCGTAATTCACAATCACATTGGAACGATGTAGGTTTACACCCTCTGCCAACACTTCCGTGGTAATGACAATATTGTATTCATCTTTTTGTTCGGTGATCGGGATGTTGGCGTCAAAGTTTTCACGAATCAGCGGAGCACGGTCTTTTTGGTTATCACCATCCACCGTCAGCACTTTTTGAATGCCATGCTCTTTCATTTTTTTGGATAGATAATCAATGGTTTCCTTCGATTCTGAAAACACAACCAGCTTTTGCTGATCATTAATTTCACTGCTCATGAAGGTATTTTTGAGCTCATCCAAAAAGGTATCCAGCTTGGGATCATAGGTAATTTTACTCCAGCGGTCGGTTAGCTCATCCAGAATTTCTTGATCGTTTTTAACCCCCGGCTTATAACGCTTGTCAAAATCATCGATTTCAAAAACCAGGATATCAGTGTCATCTTCCGGATCATTGAGCATCTCCTCTAATTCATCCTCGGTTTTATCATTTTGGTTGAGGATGTAGTCGGCAATATCCAGCTTTGGCGCTATATAAACCTTACCGTTCTCCAGCATTTTCAGCATAGCCGAGTTATTTCTCCGATACCGTTCCAGTGATTTATAAAAAGCATGAAAACTGCTATCCAGTCGCTTTACCAATAGACTCTTCATCAAAATTGCCAGCTGATCGGAAATCACTTCCGCCTGATTATTGAAGAACTTTTCTTGCGCTTTTTTCGGCAAAAATCGAATCGCCTGATAACGATAGTATTTTAAACCAGTATCCGTGTATTTAAGCAACTGCATGGTTTTGTCATACAGCTCATTCAGTTTTGGGTCGAGCTGGTAGAGTATCGGTTTCGGAGGCTTTATATCAGGGAAAGTCATGCCCTGCTCCGCCATATCCTTTCGGTACTCTTCCGTCTTCATGATATCGGTACGAGTCCGGCGTACAATGATGGGCTCTAATATCTTATTCCGAATAGTCTCGTAGATTTTCTTAACCCCCTTTTTGATCTTGGTGTTATCCCGTTCCTTTTTGAGCTTCTTATACTCATCAATCAACGGACGGAAAAAGCTTTGTAGGTTCTTTACCTCAAGGGAAGAATCTTTGGCATCCTGAAACAGATAAAGCAGGTTTCGGATATCCTGTGGTTTATTATTCAATGGAGTAGCCGTAACCAAGATCACTTTCTTTTCTCGGCTTCCGTCGGTTCCAGGTCGTTTTCGGGGTGTTTTACAGAGCTTCTGCAACTGCGTAAACATCTGGGCTTCATCACTGCGAAACTTGTGGGCCTCATCCACAATAATCAGATCATAATCTTCCGGATATCGGATTTTATGAAGGCTGCCATTGGTGATAAAATCTACATTGGGCACTTCAAAATCCCGGATCGTCTCCCGCCAGTTATTCTCTAAAGCAGGAGGATAAACCACCAAAATTTTGGTCCGATAGCCGTTGCTAAAATAGAATTTCTTAGCAATAATACTGGCTACAATGGTTTTCCCAAGCCCAACCACATCCGCCAGAATAAACCCATTGTGATGCATGAGTTTATTATAGCCATCATTTACGGCATCCACCTGATAATGAAGTTTCTTATAGCCTCGAGGCAAATCGGTAATGGATTCGGGATCGTATTCAATACTCTGCCCGAAATACTCCATCAAAAATTTAATGTAGATCTCAAAGGGAGTGAATGAATCATTCAGGAAGGTTTTTTCAGTTAGCTCTTCAATGGATTTTGGCAAGATATCAATGCCTTCATCCCATAAATCTTGAAACGTCTCTCTTGCAAACTCAACATCCCCAAAGCGGTCTAACTGCACATTAAATTCAAAATTCTTTTCCAGTCCGGCTGAGGTCATATTACTGGAGCCAGTGATCACAAACCCTGAGTTGTGCTCGTTATAATTCTCTGGCCGGAAAATGTAGATCTTGGAGTGTAGCTTCTTACTAGGATGAGCTTTGATCTGCACTTTCTTATCCACGATATCCTGAACAAACTGGATGATACCATCTTCAACCTTTTTGCTGTAATCAGCATTTTCAATATCCCTGCGGACCTCAGATAAAAACTCAGTTCGTGTTACGTTAGTATTGAAATTGAACTCCAATCCCTTTCGGGCTGCCTCACTGATCAGGTGATCGACATCAATCCCAACCAAAATGCGAACTTCCTCCACTTCATCAATAAACTTCCGCACCCGAAAATAGCCGGAAGCTCTGAGGTACCCCACCAGCGCATCAAACTTTTTGATATCAACGTGTTCAAAAATCCCCTCAAATTTCTTGAGCAGGGTATTCCCTTTTTTATTGGTGAAAAAGTGGGTGTTCATTCAGTATTTTATAAAATAGAATTCAAATTGATTTTGACCTAAAATAAGAGAAATCAGGAAGTTTTAAAGCAGTATTCATTAGCTTTTTCTCTTTAGATCCATATCAACAAGTGATTGGATTTTGTCCTGAGTCACCCTAGCTAATTGGTCCCAAGAGCTGATAACTTTTTCAAACCACTGATCACTTACATCAGTTTTCATGTGTTCATTCAAAACTTTGACCAGCTCTTCCTTGACTTCTCTTGCATAGTGTTCAGGTAGTGGATAGGGAAAAACCCCTGTCTTTTCAAATAACCAATGAATGGCTGTACGCGAAAGTTCTAGCGCCTCAACAAAGTATTTAAAATCATGCTTCAGGACTCTTAACCAACTATTCACATACTTAGCGTGACCTTTGCGAGGTGTTAGTTTATTACTGAACTGTGTTGTTAAAATTGCAGTCCCCAATTCAGCGATCAATTCTTCAAAAGCATAAGCCGGGGAACCTTTCTTGTTAATCATACCACGATCACACCTTGAATTATGCCCCGTCCAATGAATAATTTCATGAAGCAAGGTGGCATAATAGTTTTCCAGTGACGTAGCTCCTTCAACCTCTCTAAAAGAGGCCTTTGGCGGCATTATAATTTGATCTTTATCAACATTGTATAATGCTCTTGTACCTTTGTGTGCAATCTTTGCTTCCGTTTTTAAAACAAATTCTTCAATCTGCTCAAACTTTGGGGCTTGATTTTGGAACAGACCGATTTGGTTGATTCGATTATTTGTTACCTGATCAATATTGAATACATAGTGAAAAAAGATTCTAAACCCATCTATGTCTTCAGTTTCATCATCTGCAAGCTCTAACTCTAATTGATCATATTCTTCGAGATCATCTTGTGGGATCACAAATTTTACTAATGTCCCCTTGGAGCCTTGCTGAACACCAGAACCAAACTGATTCCATTGCCTCATCGTGGCCCAAACATTTTGCGAGTAACCTTTTTTCTGACACTCATCCCACAAAATCAGCAGGTTATTACCCCCATAAAATTTCCCGGTCACTCTATTTTTGGCTTGTGGAATACCTTTATGCCAAGGCATCTCCCACTTATCAACCCCTTCTTCAATTTGCTCTATAATAGATTGAGCTATTTGGTTACTTCTGTTTTTGTGGTAAGCAATTTTTTCTTCCCAAGTCATTGGCATAAAATAGAATCCAGAATTTATCTTAAGCTAAAAATACATCATTAATTGAATTGAACTAAGTCTTTTACCTTTTTTGAACTCTGTAAGTAATTATCCCAGTTGTCTTTAATCTGGTGCCATGCTGAATATTCAGAAGAATATCTTCCGGTTAAAAACAGTTTATTTTCTTTTATAACCTTCCCTTGGCCTTTTTCCAACTTCAAAAAGTCGAATCCTCTTTCTGCATTTAACACCCAAAAATCAGTCCAGATCTCTCTGCTGTGAAAAACCGGACTGGCACTTCCTCTCTGGGTATACAACTTTAAACATCCCTTATACTTCGGGATATCAATCATTTTACGAATCCGCTCAATTGTCTCCTCAACCCTGCTGTTACTATCTGCATGTAAATCAGATATTATTTCGATGGTAAGCTGCTCGGGATCACTAAACCTGGTTAAGGCTTTAATCATACCAGTCAGGTCTATAGAATGTATATTCTTATATAAGTATGGATCCTTAATCCTGATATGCTTAAACGGGTGTACAAAGTTGGATAAAAACCGTGCCCAGTTAAAAGTATCACCAATATTTAATGGAAGAGATTTTTCTTTAAATAAATGTCTCACTTTTGCTGTAAGAAGGTCATTGTCCTCAACTAACGGTTTATATCCCACTTTCATTAGTTCATTCTTCCAATGCGGGTCTTCTATTATTGAATGAAAGACCACATCAGCAGGCTGAGTATATGCGGAAGCCAAAGATTTTAATATCGACTTCCTGATCTTAATATTCTCAAAGCTATCAGGTATCAAATCTTCTGATGTACGTGCTTTAATTTTTCCTGCTGCCTCCAGGCTGCTTAGAGATTTACCAAACTCTGGATCTTTATCACTCAAACTTTCCAATAAGTCATAAAGAGATTCACCATCGGCCCCCACAATGAGCAGGCTCTTTTTTATTGCCCTATATAAATCATAATAATTGTTCTCTTCATCAAACAAAGCTTTTCTGACATTCTCAGGAAAGCTCTTAAGAAAAGCAGTAGTTAGAAACCCATCCATATTACAATCAATTCATTGATTTATAACGACTCTTTAGCCGCTCCATGGTCAGGTCGGCCGATAGTTCAAAAAAGTCATCCGGCCAGGGTTCCGTGAAGGCTCCACTTTCATCCAGTTTCATTTCCCGCACATGAGCCCCTCCCTCTTTATTTGATACATACAGGATGGCGATATCATCTTTAGAAATTCCTTGCTCTCCATCAGAAGTATGATATTTGGTTACCTCCAGTTGCAGGGATTTAATGATGTGCTCACTATGGGTTTCCATTATGATGTTACGATTTGGCCTGAATGTATAAGACAATAACCGACCAAATTTAGATTGCAGACCGGGGTGCAGATGAAGTTCAGGTTGTTCTATAATTATGTCATCGTTTTCAAACCTTGAAATTAATTCAACTACTATCGGTAATAATTGACTTAATCCTGTCCCTACATCTCTAAGAGAAAGAATATGTCCGCTTATTGTATTTCTTAAAGCCAGGTTTTTAATTTCACGATGGTCGTTAAGATTACTTTTAAATGTCTCTTGAACAAATTCAAGATTAAGATTCAACCTATCTTCCGAAGTAAGGATCATGTTTATGATTTCTCTATAACTAGTTTCTTCGCCGGTTTCGTAATCTTCAAACCCAAAATCATCTTCTAATAAATTGTACCAGGCATTATCTTCAATATGTGTGCTGTTTACAATCCTTTCTGGTATTGCTCTAAGTGGCCCAAAATAGGAAGTCGTCCTAACTCTAAAAGGATAAATTTCGTTAAAAGGGTTAATAAAAAAATCATTGATAAAGTTATGTATATCACTTTTTATAAGTTCTGATTCCCTTTCATTCCAGTTGTATATTTCACTAAAATTACCATCTTGTCGTATACGTAAAAAATCACCAGTAATTGAAATTTCAGCGCTATCAATCAGCTTCTTTAGATTACTAATTTCTAAATGTAATAGATTCCCTGTTTCACTTTTCATGATGTTTTTATTTAACAAAGACATAATTAATATCTCAGCCCCATCACTAAACTCTTTCAAATTTAAGTATGGCTTATTTTCATTATCCTGAGCCAATTTAAGTTTAGCTGTCTCAGGGAAATTAAAATTCTCTTTTTCCACCCCATTATCACTTAATATTGATACTTCCCCTTTTATATCATTAAATAATAATTCAACAGATGTGATATAAGTTGCATCAAAGTTTTTAACGTCTATTTCAACCTCCCATTTTAAATCTCCTTCCCATTTAAAAAAGGCAAGATTTAAATCCGTTATTTGCGCTGTATTTAAGGTATTAGCTATTTCCCTAAAAATATCTCTATTTATATCTCCCTTAACTTTAATCTCTCTGCCAAATCTGAATTTACCACCTTCAGCACCATAGTTTATTATCTGATGAATACCTCCATAGTCTATTATTTCATCTCCTTCTTGCACCTCTATTAAATCTGATTGTTTATACTTAAAAAAGTGATGCACATACATCAGGCTTTTCAGTAAACTAGACTTACCCGCATTATTAGTTCCAAAAATCAGAGTAATCGGTTTAATTATTATTTCTTGTCTGTCACTATAAGCTTTAAAGTTTTCAATTATATGTTTATTAAAGGATGTATCAATCATTATAATTTACATGTATATAATTCTCAAGGCACATAGTCTATCTATTTAAAATAACCTTACTAGTCATCAAGCACGGCTCTAAAATACGATCGCGGTCTCGAAATCCTTTTGCCGGCTCCATTCCTAAAGGTGCCCTTTTTGGCGGACCAGTTTCTTCCGCGTCTGTAGTTCTTTTTTGAAAATCCGGACATGATTATACTTAATTTTTTTGTAATTAATAATTCAAATTTCCGCCTAATTAATTGATATTAATGGCCCATTTCTTCTTCAAATTCACTTTTCGTCAAACTTCTCGAAAGTTGAACAATGGGCTTCTCTACCGGCAATCCCTTTTCATCCAGTTCATCCCGGAACCCCACTATCTCAAATATGTAGAACGTGCTGGCATCTTTATTTCTTCGCACGTAATTCAGGCCACATTCTAAATAGTGTCTGCTCACCCCTAGTTCTTCACTCTTTTCAGGATTACCATTATAGGGTAGTCTGTTTGGGCTTCTGAATCGATTCATAA
The nucleotide sequence above comes from Gracilimonas sp.. Encoded proteins:
- a CDS encoding DUF3696 domain-containing protein, translating into MIDTSFNKHIIENFKAYSDRQEIIIKPITLIFGTNNAGKSSLLKSLMYVHHFFKYKQSDLIEVQEGDEIIDYGGIHQIINYGAEGGKFRFGREIKVKGDINRDIFREIANTLNTAQITDLNLAFFKWEGDLKWEVEIDVKNFDATYITSVELLFNDIKGEVSILSDNGVEKENFNFPETAKLKLAQDNENKPYLNLKEFSDGAEILIMSLLNKNIMKSETGNLLHLEISNLKKLIDSAEISITGDFLRIRQDGNFSEIYNWNERESELIKSDIHNFINDFFINPFNEIYPFRVRTTSYFGPLRAIPERIVNSTHIEDNAWYNLLEDDFGFEDYETGEETSYREIINMILTSEDRLNLNLEFVQETFKSNLNDHREIKNLALRNTISGHILSLRDVGTGLSQLLPIVVELISRFENDDIIIEQPELHLHPGLQSKFGRLLSYTFRPNRNIIMETHSEHIIKSLQLEVTKYHTSDGEQGISKDDIAILYVSNKEGGAHVREMKLDESGAFTEPWPDDFFELSADLTMERLKSRYKSMN
- a CDS encoding zincin-like metallopeptidase domain-containing protein encodes the protein MTWEEKIAYHKNRSNQIAQSIIEQIEEGVDKWEMPWHKGIPQAKNRVTGKFYGGNNLLILWDECQKKGYSQNVWATMRQWNQFGSGVQQGSKGTLVKFVIPQDDLEEYDQLELELADDETEDIDGFRIFFHYVFNIDQVTNNRINQIGLFQNQAPKFEQIEEFVLKTEAKIAHKGTRALYNVDKDQIIMPPKASFREVEGATSLENYYATLLHEIIHWTGHNSRCDRGMINKKGSPAYAFEELIAELGTAILTTQFSNKLTPRKGHAKYVNSWLRVLKHDFKYFVEALELSRTAIHWLFEKTGVFPYPLPEHYAREVKEELVKVLNEHMKTDVSDQWFEKVISSWDQLARVTQDKIQSLVDMDLKRKS
- a CDS encoding helicase-related protein; translation: MNTHFFTNKKGNTLLKKFEGIFEHVDIKKFDALVGYLRASGYFRVRKFIDEVEEVRILVGIDVDHLISEAARKGLEFNFNTNVTRTEFLSEVRRDIENADYSKKVEDGIIQFVQDIVDKKVQIKAHPSKKLHSKIYIFRPENYNEHNSGFVITGSSNMTSAGLEKNFEFNVQLDRFGDVEFARETFQDLWDEGIDILPKSIEELTEKTFLNDSFTPFEIYIKFLMEYFGQSIEYDPESITDLPRGYKKLHYQVDAVNDGYNKLMHHNGFILADVVGLGKTIVASIIAKKFYFSNGYRTKILVVYPPALENNWRETIRDFEVPNVDFITNGSLHKIRYPEDYDLIIVDEAHKFRSDEAQMFTQLQKLCKTPRKRPGTDGSREKKVILVTATPLNNKPQDIRNLLYLFQDAKDSSLEVKNLQSFFRPLIDEYKKLKKERDNTKIKKGVKKIYETIRNKILEPIIVRRTRTDIMKTEEYRKDMAEQGMTFPDIKPPKPILYQLDPKLNELYDKTMQLLKYTDTGLKYYRYQAIRFLPKKAQEKFFNNQAEVISDQLAILMKSLLVKRLDSSFHAFYKSLERYRRNNSAMLKMLENGKVYIAPKLDIADYILNQNDKTEDELEEMLNDPEDDTDILVFEIDDFDKRYKPGVKNDQEILDELTDRWSKITYDPKLDTFLDELKNTFMSSEINDQQKLVVFSESKETIDYLSKKMKEHGIQKVLTVDGDNQKDRAPLIRENFDANIPITEQKDEYNIVITTEVLAEGVNLHRSNVIVNYDIPWNSTKLMQRIGRVNRVGTQSDTIHIFNFYPTKEADSEIDLNQKAFLKLQAFHTALGEDSQIYTDEEEYDSFGLFERVPEEERDERLVYLNFLRRLRDEDPDTYNKIRSSVPLRARTGRKDKTRKLSTLTYLKNEKRDAFYYIDAKGELEELTFVEAARLFEAKVTEKGTKLHDQHHEQVSSAVQSFKAGLQKRALETSSGNKLGPNEKKAIGILKMQSNTEFASEEDKELLKKAREAVAVGKFQKLPREVNKLFKKVKELKGSEFHQNLIKILNSYPLLENEKSEFEPEQEERTNSPLEPKIIISESFTV